TTGTTAAAGATGAGAAACTGAAATGTTATGTGTATGTGGCAGGTGAatgtggtgctctctctctctctctctctctctctctctctctctctctctctctctctctctctctctctctctctctctctctctctctctctctctctctctctctctctctctctctctctctctctctctcttacctcgaGGGATTCCTGCACAAAAAGAAATATCAGTAACTTCACCTTCCCAAGAGCTGAAGTACCACAGTCACTGCCTTTGAAATCACCACTGCCATGAAGAAAACGAGGCGAGGTGCGGGAGATTGTGTGAGTGCGTGATTTAAAAAGTAACCCGCCGGGAAATCATGTGTTGGACGACAAAACAGAACGTGCTGAAGTCTTTTCCTTTGGCCTCGTGCATTGGTTAGTATGATCAGTAaactatctatcaatctatctatttatctgtctgtctctctgtctatcggTCTATCTGTTTCCTTGTTAATTTaaaagtaaagatgaaatataaCAATCTGATATTTGTTTCATCTGCGTTTGATAATTTAATACAACTTAATGTGGTAATTTAAGAGTGAATGTTATATTAACCTGATgtatttatatacttttctaATCTGCgctaacttaacttaatgtaACGATTTAACCTTGCTGGCCTTACCTGTGACAAAAAAGTACCTGTGGTGTCTAGTTTTCCTGTGTTCCTGTATCTTAAGTTAACGAGAAAGCGTTACTAAAGGTACttcagtgttgtgtgtgtgtgtgtgtgtgtgtgtgtgtgtgtgtgtgtgtgtgtgtgtgtgtgtgtgtgtgtgtgtgtgtgtgtgtgtgttttggcattACGTTTTTGTAATATGAGTAATGATCAACGGAAATTAATCAACTGTTTTtaagccttcttcttcttcttcttcttcttcttcttcttcttcttcttcttcttcttcttcttcttcttcttcttcttcttcttcttcttcttcttcttcttcttcttcttcttcttcttcttcttcttcttcttcttcttcttcttcttcttcttcttcttcttcttcttcttcttcttcttcttcttcttcttcttcttcttcttcttcttcttcttcttcttcttcttcttcttcttcttcttcttcttcttcttcttcttcttcttcttcttcttcttcttcttcttcttcttcttcttcttcttcttcttcttcttcttcttcttcttcttcttcttcttcttcttcttcttcttcttcttcttcttcttcttcttcttcttcttcttcttcttcttcttcttcttcttcttcttcttcttcttcttcttcttcttcttcttcttcttcttcttcttcttcttcttcttcttcttcttcttcttcttcttcttcttcttcttcttcttcttcttcttcttcttcttcttcttcttcttcttcttcttcttcttcttcttcttcttcttcttcttcttcttcttcttcttcttcttcttcttcttcttcttcttcttcttcttcttcttcttcttcttcttcttcttcttcttcttcttcttcttcttcttcttcttcttcttcttcttcttcttcttcttcttcttctcctcttcttcttcttcttcttcttcttcttcttcttcttcttcttcttcttcttcttcttctccttcttcttcttcttccttcttcttcttcttcttcttcctccttcttcttcttcttcatcctcctccttcttcttcttcttcttcttcctccttcttcttcttcttcttcttctccttcttcttcttcttcttcttcttcttcttcttcttctccttcttctccttcttcttcttcttcttcttcttcttcttcttcttcttcttcttcttcttcttctgctgctgctgctgctgctgcttctgcttctgcttctgcttcttctgcttcttctgcttctgcttctgcttcttctccttcttcttctgctgctgctgctccttcttcttcttcttctttttcttacaggtacatattttcttttccccggGCAAAAatcaatgttgtgtgtgtgtgtgtgtgtgtgtgtgtgtgtgtgtgtgtgtgtgtgtgtgtgtgtgtgtgtgtgtgtgtgtgtgtgtgttgagcatccttcctttcttcacttcgCTTCATCTTCCACCTCTTCACTGATTTCTCATAAACTCGCTAACTCTCCGCCTCAGATTTGCGCGTTAACTCGATCGCTGTtcatctttctcccctcttgGAAATTCACTTCAAACCTTAATTACCAAGAGACTACATTTTACAATTCTGCTCAACCTGCACACTTTCTCtcagacatttatttatttttctgcacTCACTCCGCGCGatcttgttttcccttccccATAATTGGACTTTATTCCTTCAATTATAACAACACTTTTTCGCAATCCGCTAAACCAATTAGTCCCCCGCGAAAAAATAAACACCCTCCCGCCAGCGTCAACGAAAACAATACTTTTTTACTTCGCGAGCCATTACCTTTCGTCCTTGCCACTAACAGGTTACGTACCTTGGATAAATTTCTTCCCTACTTTAAACACCGAGCGGTATTTTCCCGTGGGTAGCTAGCTCACTTTCTTCCCCCCTACACGGCTGCACCCCACTCCTCTACCGTGCTCCTCTGTCTTCCGGGCAAAGTaagagagaggcggagagaaagggaggaaagactgaagaggaggaaaaaagtacaaCCAGTTACAAATGCCGTGTAGATTGTTAAGTTTGTAGTGATGGCCCTTTAGTGGCTGACGCTGCGAGGGGGAAGGAATGTCCACGCCCTGAGAGGATTTAGTGCCTCGTGAACTTTGGCAGTAAAATGCTGGATGAAAGCAGCAGTAGAaggtggagaaagggaggaacaaattAGGAAGATAAAGGTAGTCTGCCGTGTCACTTATCTTCTACAGGCGGGTGATGAATGGCTACGCGCCGAGAGATAGAAAcagcaagaaataaatagacagcAAAAGACAAAGGAGGGGAGGTTTACACGCTCGTAAAGTTTGACCGTGAGACTGATAGCCGTAGATGAGTTACCGCGCTCACGCCCACTCGCCGcgcgccacgccacgccacaacTCCTGACCACTTAATCACACTGCGGGAAGGAGAGATTACTTGAAAATTACCATCTGTCCTTTCATTATGGGAATTATCTGAGACCTTGTAAGGGTATTTAGCTTAATATTGTGAGTTATCTAACTATTCTGAACCTCACGATGTCACGAGAGGATCAGCCTGCAGGGTGTTGTCTCTTCTCACTGCTCTCTTTAACGGGGCGGCACCAGCCTGGTCACAATCCATTCAGGCCAACACGAAAATTATGCAAGTCTTCTCCAGCGTGTGAAGGTTTCCAGCGCGTTAGCACACCAGCCTGCGGGAGAAGCTGCGCTCCTCTACCCGAGGAAAATATTGGTTATACAGCATGTTAAGCAGCTTTCAAAAGACTCTGCCTGCACACTGCCGCCTCAACCCTTCGTGGTACTGCACACTTCGTTACTGAGATACGTTGCGGACGCTTCCCACGCACGCCGAGGCTGGCTGGTTACCTGCCCTGGGTGATTAATGGGCTGGCTAAATGGTTCAGGTCAGTCCATTTGGAAGTTGCAAGCTCGGCGATCTGATGCGGTCGGTTCCGCCATTAGCACCATCACTGCCGGGCCGGCGGGCAGTGATCACCGCGGAGTGTGGCACAGGCGCCGTAACCCGCATGGAAACCCAGTAAAGAATTTTGAATTATCCTTTTTTCGTAATTAACATGATAAGAGAGAAACCGTTTGTTAATAGAAATGGAAGGTATTCACAAAGCACAGTTCCTGGTCTCCTGTTTCCGAGATTCATATTTTATGGACAAACATTAAATCAGCGACGCCCGCGCCTCCATAACTCAGCACCGCGTCGCAGGAAGGAGAAATAGTGGCAGTGCAACATAATGCACGTCTCGAGGCTGTAATGTAATAACCTCGTCTTTCACGCTCCGTTCATTTATTATGCGGCAAATACA
The Scylla paramamosain isolate STU-SP2022 chromosome 3, ASM3559412v1, whole genome shotgun sequence genome window above contains:
- the LOC135116530 gene encoding uncharacterized protein DDB_G0271670-like, which encodes SSSSSSSSSSSSSSSSSSSSSSSSSSSSSSSSSSSSSSSSSSSSSSSSSSSSSSSSSSSSSSSSSSSSSSSSSSSSSSSSSSSSSSSSSSSSSSSSSSSSSSSSSSSSSSSSSSSSSSSSSSSSSSSSSSSSSSSSSSSSSSSSSSSSSSSSSSSSSSSSSSSSSSSSSSSSSSSSSSSSSSSSSSSSSSSSSSSSSSSSSSSSSSSSSSSSSSSSSSSSSSSSSSSSSSSSAAAAAAASASASASSASSASASASSPSSSAAAAPSSSSSFSYRYIFSFPRAKINVVCVCVSPFGSCKLGDLMRSVPPLAPSLPGRRAVITAECGTGAVTRMETQ